A part of Rhopalosiphum maidis isolate BTI-1 chromosome 3, ASM367621v3, whole genome shotgun sequence genomic DNA contains:
- the LOC113558389 gene encoding tyrosine-protein kinase transmembrane receptor Ror2-like has protein sequence MDFIKRASLLFVLSVLLVKQSTQVNSPDGYCAQYNGKICRKYLNASILIWFNNTLKNEGSEQNEIITTGLWEEMLPSFSKTCRPAAEKLLCLYAFPHCQQDKSYFPLCYEDCIAVRELFCYKEWALIEANKQRGIFYKSKGHFSLPICENLPHNSQNGKPVCSHAMLTELKQDEITIDCIRGNGRFYQGYINVTKSGLPCQRWDSKVPHEFVRPPINVFPEVHKF, from the exons ATGGATTTCATTAAACGGGCATCATTATTGTTCGTATTGTCGGTATTACTCGTCAAGCAATCAACACAAGTCA ATTCTCCTGATGGATATTGTGCTCAGTACAATGGGAAGAtatgtagaaaatatttaaatgcttcAATTCTTATATGGTTTAACAATACTTTGAAAAATGAAGGAAGTGAACAAAATGAAATTATCACTACCGGGTTATGGGAAGAAATGTTACcaagtttttcaaaaacatgtagACCAGCAGCTGAA aaactTCTATGTTTATATGCATTTCCTCATTGTCAACAAGATAAATCTTATTTTCCACTTTGTTATGAAGATTGTATAGCAGTACGagaattgttttgttataaagAATGGGCTTTGATTGAAGCGAATAAACAAAGgggaattttttataaatccaaAGGACATTTTTCTTTACCAATTTGTGAGAACCTACCACATAACTCACAGAATGGTAAACCTGTATGTTCACATGCCATGCTCACAGAATTAAAACAAGATGAAATAACta ttgattgCATTCGTGGAAATGGTCGTTTCTATCAAggatatattaatgttaccaAATCAGGTTTGCCATGCCAACGATGGGATTCAAAAGTTCCGCATGAATTTGTAAGACCACCAATTAATGTATTTCCAGAAGTTCACAAATTCTGA